A portion of the Juglans microcarpa x Juglans regia isolate MS1-56 chromosome 1D, Jm3101_v1.0, whole genome shotgun sequence genome contains these proteins:
- the LOC121245845 gene encoding protein FAR1-RELATED SEQUENCE 5-like: MGENEDRMHPFDINMPYNSPSTHVDYSPFSDSFEHMPPYMSYHPPPSNPDDLRQEVPPTPTVPTDTTFEQNLGSTSRMTAESCLDADDMVFDINEYLEGTTVVDDDEVRVEAPRSGMEFDSMKDLTAYYKQYAKQEGFGVRTQRTRKDDEGRPVYVTVGCARGGKYNPTNNNISKPRPTTRTDCKARVNATLRKNDKWVFTTVENVHNHITVSPKKTRFLRSHKHLDEYSQRILDLNDRAGIRMNKNFYSLVVDAGGFENLQFQEKDCRNFIDKARHLRLGKGGGEALNQYFQRMRDRNDGFVSNMDLDDEGRLRNVFWADARSRAAYEYFGDVVTFDTTYLTNRYGMPFAPFVGVNHHG; encoded by the exons ATGGGGGAAAATGAAGATAGAATGCATCCTTTTGATATAAATATGCCCTACAATTCCCCGAGTACTCATGTAGATTATAGCCCATTTTCTGATTCATTTGag CATATGCCACCTTATATGTCCTACCACCCTCCGCCGAGTAATCCAGATGACTTGAGGCAAGAAGTGCCCCCGACACCAACTGTGCCAACCGATACCACATTTGAACAAAATCTTGGAAGTACATCACGGATGACTGCTGAAAGTTGTCTTGATGCCGATG ACATGGTCTTCGACATAAATGAATATTTAGAGGGTACCACTGTTGTCGATGATGATGAAGTACGAGTTGAAGCACCAAGATCTGGGATGGAATTTGATAGTATGAAAGATCTTACAGCCTACTATAAGCAGTATGCGAAGCAAGAGGGTTTTGGTGTACGGACACAAAGGACTAGGAAAGATGATGAAGGGAGGCCTGTGTACGTGACTGTTGGTTGTGCCCGTGGCGGAAAGTACAATCCTACGAACAATAATATCTCGAAGCCACGACCAACAACTAGAACGGATTGTAAAGCGAGAGTAAATGCGACATTGAGGAAGAATGATAAATGGGTTTTCACCACTGTTGAAAATGTGCACAACCACATAACTGTGAGCCCCAAGAAGACAAGATTCTTGCGATCTCACAAACATCTAGATGAATACAGTCAAAGGATCCTCGACCTAAATGATCGAGCCGGTATACGaatgaacaagaatttttattctcttgtcGTTGATGCGGGGGGTTTTGAGAATCTTCAGTTTCAAGAGAAAGATTGTCGGAATTTCATTGACAAGGCTCGACATTTAAGGTTGGGTAAAGGTGGTGGCGAAGCACTTAATCAGTATTTCCAAAGAATGAGAGATCGGAATGATGGGTTCGTTTCTAACATGGACTTGGATGATGAGGGAAGGTTACGAAATGTATTTTGGGCTGATGCTCGGAGTCGAGCGGCGTATGAGTATTTCGGAGACGTAGTAACATTTGATACAACGTACCTAACAAATAGGTACGGGATGCCTTTTGCGCCATTCGTTGGTGTTAATCATCATGGTTAG